The genomic DNA cgcgctatctcagagttttcagtgtattttggtatatatttttttatagtttgtaGAATCTTAGGCTATAAGTTTATTTAGAGTTGTGTGATCAATCAATAAAATGTTTCATAATGTCTGAGTGTATTATTGTTCACTCGTGTTTTTGACTAGCATAATTACAATATGTTGGATAAATaatgtttacatttaaaaataagacTTTTACAGtaccatatttaatttatttgaatcataaataagtaaaaaccccaagattaatatttaaatgatttttaaaCTTTTGAGCACGGAGTAATGATTATAATTTGAAGGACAGAGCACGACAAAATATTTGAATTGTTAACTTGGAATCATAAAGTGAAGATAGAAAAATCCAGACCCTCTGAAAAGAGGATTCCCTCCAATCTATAGCTCTCAAAAAAGAGAATTTGCCAAGTACCTAAGAGGTGGAGGCCAAAAAACTAAACGAAGAAGAGAGAGACTTGAAAGCACCGCTAACTTCATTCAACGAATAGGTCACCGGTTTGAAGTTAtgcatatttttgtttattgatgGTTTTATCagtttcatttttcaaaattaaaataaaattagcaAACTAAAAAATGTTAAACTAAAGACTATTACAATACAGTTTTATCACAAGCAATTAGCCCATGTGAAAACTACCTTGTTGCAGGAGATATATATTGGTTCTTTGTCGATATTCCAgtaagtataaaaaatattaatcaaaaatgcacgcgctatctcagagtcgatTTGTCACTAGTGATGAACATATTCtagaattattattaatacaattGTTTGTGATTGGATTTAACTTACATACATAGGTAGATACAATCCATTGTAAcactgttatttctatttaagttTATCGAAAATTACAAATCCTGAAGCAGCTTTGAGCAAAGAGGACCTAACTCCGCGCTATAAAATTCAAGTTAAAATGGTTTCAATCAAATCAATAGCTTACTTACTACACAATCCCATTTACTTGTTGGAATTGTGGGAGAAATATTAGCCTACAGTTGGAAGTCAATCAAAAACACAAATCCTCAACCTGATTGGACTATTGATCTTCCAAACCAGAAAGATACATTTGAAAGTGCTGATGTCAATGTAATCAAGTTATATGCAGAGAAGAATCATATATTTGTGGGTTGTGGTGATAATAATATATATGTCTATGATTTGAATTATGGAAAGTTATTGAAGACTCTTACAAATCATACAGACTATATTCATTGTATATCAAACATGTAAGTATTAATgttgtttatttcaaatttattagATTTGAATTTCTGGATGACACCATCCATGTTCCTCCATGGTGTCATCTTTCAGCAAGGTTGATAGAAGCTAAATcttttattttggtatatatgATACATGTAGATATTCTTGTTCAAATGCAAATGTACTACTACCTACTTGAATACCTTCAGTTGTTAGAAATATTGACggaattttcttttatttatctgAGGGCACCAACTAAGTAAGCCTTTGATTTTTGAGTTACTCAAGTTCTATGGGAAGAAATGAACCAGTTGTTACAACAAATGTTTCAACCCAAGTTGTAATTGGTTGGTGTAGACAAGTTACCTACAACATTTGAGTACTACTTAGATCATTTTCAGTTTTAAATGAGTCTTCCATTCAGAAGTGAAATTTCTAGCAGTTTTTTGGCTACCCGTTTTCGAAGCATAAATTTGTATCTTGACAGTTTCAAAAATGTGTGGACTATActaaattcatttaacagaaaagtaGCCGTCAACAAATGCATGTACAGAACACGCGAAACCTGatatttatataattgtacagggttgtattaagattctagcaGTCTATAACATCTAaatttgaaatgaattaatttataatttttaggattactgttaaaataatagtaatcaatgattaatcttccaaagaagtatactttaatattagtttttgtaaactgtcattcacacatcattagataattgtggtattaatcaaaaggcaaaaaatagaaagttgtttttatacattttacgctttaagaccaatatttggaaataagtaataatattatcattaatgatataaaaaagaaacctcttcttgtgtaaaagttaTAGTAGTAAAAGGgaaaatacttatacatatattattgggTAGATACATActtatacatttaacattacattaacattaaaaaataaaatttataagtcgatgtttcgatttcgatttaacatttatttgtgtcagcagaaacgaatgtatatttagaagaattgtgacgtCACTATTTTTGACTTTGATGCCGGTTATGTCGAAGATGGTTTGACATATCAGAATGCCGTTTTCAGTTTTTGATTCAGGAGACAAAACTATATATGAATCCATTGATAGATCGTCCCCAATATTGCATAGGCGACAACGCACAAAGGAACATACTTTGCGGATGTAAAACGAAAggttttctttgaaaatgatgaaaaaaactttttactattacatataagtaatatccaattacgaaaaataagtactggaaaactacataggtacaatgagtaaaatgggttacagtttttcatttttaaaatattccattttgtttatgtcgagcaaagagcacaaaatcgcaaagaatggaggagtttaagggaggcctatgtttcgtatcttttatttatcattgctactcATTTCCACATCAAAAGCTAGATCCATCTTCAACCTGATGGGgaccttcttcaagagccacaacctctcttgctataaaagtaagaatgctgcgatgctacgtctaatCTGTTCTTTTTTAGggcgttgaatcgtggaccttgaacgaagatatgtgcagaaaattggaagcatttgagatgtggctgtatcagagaatacttaaaatcccgtgaactgaccgagtcaccaatgaggaggtcctcagaagaatgaagaagaaccgagaggtactgaccaccataaaatctcgaaagttacagtactttggacacattatgcgaaatgaatccagatatgcccttctataagccatcctgctaggaaaaatatttggacaacGGGGTCCAGGAATTACATGATGGATTTTTCAGACCTGTCGAGAGTCCATCCAAAAATGCTTGTCTTGATGAGGTGACTGACTTATCAATCCATGTTTTTCATTTAGTATGACCGGCGTTAATCCAAgtctcatctaaataatatattttacgattgcCATTCCTATAATCTTTTATCTGCCTTAAAAATTCTCTTCTCCAGATTACAAGGTCATCTCTGTCTGTAAGCATACTGTTCCTGCCACATATTTCAAATTTGAATTGAAgttttacgcgctatctcagagtagtagTACGTTTGAAATCAGGTAGATTGGGTCGTCGTTGACCTGTTGTAGAACTTTATCTATCGTGggaatttcatttctaaaaaagaaTTGATGCACTATTCTTCTTATCGCTCTAATAACTTTAAACACAGAACTATCCGATACTCTAACTTTATCGGCTACTCTTTTCTCAACAGCGGACAATATTAACGCCAGATTTTCTTGTAACTCGTGTTTATACAcgtttacaattatttctttaaCGTTTACGCTTAAATGGCCTTTTTTCAATCTCTTTTTGGGGGGAGTTAAAGGTATGTTTACTTCATCGGCAGAATCCGTGTCTGACATATTAATTTGTTTCAGTGACTGTGTATACAAAcctgcaaaatattatttacaggctaatattctaataaaataatagatgatagatagataatagataattgaacagatatattaaaaaggtcagtactcaaaatctttattttcaaggtgttacagaagcgaccgatttcgaggcttacaatatttgcctcatcctcaggcaAAAAACAatagtttgttttgttaaaaaacaataatatagatatcggcaataagaagttttccgcttacatccagtTTACTGTCTGTCTTCATATTTTCCTTTATGACTCTATCTATTGTAGTGAGctgatatgttgatcattatatattatgttgttgttgtcaaagtttttttattaatcaaaaggTAGGATTATCTTctggtttgtaataaaattaaaagtagttaAAGACAAATACACATACAGTATAAGCTTCCACATCCGGACtttatatagtttaaaaacttatggaagatggaaaatcacatattatgcagtatgatgtctttttttgttgtttttgccACAGGTTCTTACAAGGTAAAGACCTAAAGCTCTTTACTTAgtaagaccttttatttacatacgtatataatgatcaacatatcacctcactacaatgatagtgtcataaggaaaagatgaagacagaccgtaccctggatgtaagcggaaaacttcttattggcgatatctatattattggtttttaacaaaacaatctctttgctgggcctgaggatgaggcaaatattgaaaacctcgaaaccgatcgcttctgtaaaactttgaaagtaaatattagattgtgagtattgacctttttaatatatcttttcaattaTGGACTGACACTTACAACCCTTTTATCATcataacaattattataatagagtcaaaataatattaaatttacttacttcagttgagagaaaacagcaaacaccttaaaaatgttcacagttctaagtttatttaaataacactataattataaaccGACACTATAATTatgttattcaatcaacgattataccaacacacacacacacacacacacatataagtaaaaattatattaatttaaagaCATAAATGTGATTCGTAAGGATTTTACTGAATccatatctgttaaaactgcaaattatgcgtctttgtttagaggtgtagattgtcgtttcttgtgagtttctacttgttgatacgcttttgtatataatcagttacaGTATAAGTGATTTTGTAACAAGGAGATACCTCTTCAGCATCTCTAGATTTTGGGAATGAATATATCACGCGTCCATAGTGTTGATATTCTACTTTTCTGTTAGGCGAATATAATATaactaaaaatgttttaataatatatttactagGTCGGTTTAGCTATAGATTGTCTAAATTTTCTGTTGTCTGATTTTCACTTTGAGTAGAGCAAGATCCAATAGTTATTCTGAACTATGTATTATAAATTTTGTCATATTGGTGccaattttttttcttcctgctagtgCTTTCTGCTATTCTAGTCATAATATCATCAAAACTGCAAAATTCCAAACAGCAGGTAAACATGGTTCTTTGTCATAATTAATCTAAATAATTCTGATACCATTTTCTAATGGACATAAAAATGAAGGTAGTTAAAACAGAGAgaacaagacaaaacaaaagaagatGGAATCTGGAGAAGGAGTACAATAACTAAGAGAACAATATGTGACAACCTTAAAGGAAAATCTAACCGAAGGGAATAACACAGAGGAATGatggaaaaatataaaagaattcaTTTTGAATTCGTCTGAAGAGGTACTTGGACAGAgggaaataaaaagaaggaaagaAAGGTTCGATACAGATTGTGAAACCAAAATCAAACAGAAAAACCAAGCAAGAAATACTTACTTAAATGAATATCAAATAAAGAAGCATCACCAAAATGActacaaagaaaaaagaaagtaGCTGACCAATGTTgcaaaaacaaaaacagactGTGGATGAAAGAGTTTTGTTAAAGGATCTAGAAGATCCTTTAACAAAACTCGAAGAAAATAGTAATAGAAAATCACATGTCTATGAAAATTCAAAGACTGTTGAATAGGTCGTGTAGAATAAATGCAGGAAAATCTATCCCCCAAGAAAATGGGGGAGATATTAGGAGCAGGTAGAACAAGACCTCAAACCTTAAAAATGACTAACTGGAAATCTGGAAGTTTTGTAGTTGGCCATAGTGATTTAAATCTATCACAAATGGTAAAACAGTATTTTGTATATGCCTTTCTTTGTTGATATTATTTGACCTATATTTTTATTGTTGCTGTTCTGTCCAaatatatattatgatcaaatgttctaataaataaaatattcctTGAGTTAGATTAGTGCTTTAGATTTTAAGatacaaattttaagatttctaGATTTTTGACAAATACTATATAGTGATCTATATATTGTatcattaattactatttaaatgggaataagccacaattaaaggttaaaatacgtttattgacgtttcaatttccacttcggacatcgttctcaaaatacaaacaaaatgttCTCTCTACagcactgcgtggatgatgtttttgtgcctttgagggaagtgttcttactttctgCCTATGCATTAATATTATCCTTCTTATTTTTCGACAGAAATATTTAATCCACTGTATAAGACTCATGTGAAAATCTGGTTTGAATACTTTTGTTCTACCAATGTTCTTCGTTGTGGCACGTTTCATTTGGATGTGATTTGTGAAAATGGGAGTGCggcaatgggaattactggcacaggaccgacaaacatggaaggcaatagtaaacgcggcaaagactcacgaagagttgtagcgccattgatgatgatgatgatttgtgTGTTAACATATGGAGATATGCTGTGCTGGTATCTTGATTTTATCTTCCCACTAGTTTTAATTTGCATTGAATTTCTAATTAGGTTGCTGTAGATAGCTGAAACCAATAAATAAACTGTAATTAACAGGTTTTCTATTATGTTTGCAGAGGCTCTGATTTTATTTCTGGCGCTGAGGATGGTGTTGTAAACATATGGGATACTAAAACCTATAAGGTAGCACACTCAATAGAGCCCCATAAAAATGATAAAGTAGCAAGGCCAGAATTAGGGAAATGGATTGGATCCGTCAGTGCCAATGAAGATTATGTGGTAAGTTATTTTTAGTTGACCTTCCCACTAAAActtcaaataaaacaaaaatattttgttaacttTGTCTTTGTCTTAACTTTTGTCTATCCCATTTCTGTGTACTTAGTGCTTACAATTTTGAAACtgtatttcaaaataaacatACAACTACTCAAGTAAAATTCGATATTCAGTACATAGCCTCCCGAAAATAGTTGATAGTTAATATCATATTTATTCACTCCGTTTATTCAAAACCGATTAATAAATTGTCTCAATTTTAGTTATGTGGAGGTGGTCCTAGGTTGTCATTGTGGCACTACCGTTTTTTATCAAACTCGACTGTCTTTCCAATAGATGACAGAGGCATTCATGTCGCTGATATTCACAAGGAAAAAATTCTAGCTGGCGGAAGATCCAAGCTTTTTAttcaacgcgctatctcagagtaaatagTTTGCTGAAATACCTGTATCGTCAGTTACTATATATAGCGCGGTATATCAAGAAGAACCTTCCAAAATATTATGTTTGGCAGGTTCAAGTCCAAAGATTGATTTGTGTAGTATTTTATGTATAAGAACCAACAATTATCTATGTATTgaatatgtttaaataaaaaagtttttataaaactgtgtaaaaaaagttgaaaatattGTAGATCTATCCTACCCTAGACCTGTTGAAATTATTTTACTGACAGAATGATAGAACGACAATGAAGTTCGTTAAGTCCGATTATTGTAAACTTTTCTATGGAGAAATTTGAACAATTCCTACAATTTAGTGGACGAAAAGTCATTGTTGTGTTTCATTTTGAACGTTCTAGTAGAATAAAAATCCAACGGAAAATTTGACCACAGAATATACTGTAAAATAATGCACACAAACTGCTACGTCAATAACAAAGGATCTGCTAAAGATCCTGGAGATTTATGGTTTATTCCGTATTCCCCATAGTTGTGATTCAGAGTACATTGAAAGAACAAAACTTAGTGCAAACACTCGTTTGAGGGGCTTCAATATCACAATACTGTCCGGATGTGTAGAGCAGGTATGAAGAATGGTTTTGTTATAACGAAACTTCTCACAAGAGAAAAATCGAGCACTTGATTTATTCCATACAAAATGtaggaaaaagtaaaataaatgaaAGAGATGGAACAGCATTAAGACGCATTTATAATGGAATATCGCTGAGCAACTTATCCAGAGTTAAGTGTTTTGTGAGTGACGCTGTTGGAAGACACGTTCAGCGTatcaccgagaggcccacaaattataatttggtacttacaaagtaagttttatagttgaaaaaaattAGTAGGAATAGTGTTTGAAAAATGTCCATTTTGTTTCAGGCTAAGGGAAatccacttttaacattacaacaaaagaaaaatagattaaaattgtcaaaagaatataaatattctcgcGTTATTCGCAGAAAAAATGAAGATTTTCGTCTCGATTGATTGTCCtcaagagaaaagtcaaatttcctgcgcTGTCATGATATGGAGCAGCATCTCCTTCAATGGTGTGGGCAAGTTCCATTTTGTCGATGGGATCCTACC from Diabrotica undecimpunctata isolate CICGRU unplaced genomic scaffold, icDiaUnde3 ctg00002161.1, whole genome shotgun sequence includes the following:
- the LOC140431862 gene encoding THO complex subunit 6 homolog, whose amino-acid sequence is NGFNQINSLLTTQSHLLVGIVGEILAYSWKSIKNTNPQPDWTIDLPNQKDTFESADVNVIKLYAEKNHIFVGCGDNNIYVYDLNYGKLLKTLTNHTDYIHCISNIGSDFISGAEDGVVNIWDTKTYKVAHSIEPHKNDKVARPELGKWIGSVSANEDYVLCGGGPRLSLWHYRFLSNSTVFPIDDRGIHVADIHKEKILAGGRSKLFIQRAISE